The Gloeobacter violaceus PCC 7421 DNA window TCCGAATTACTACTCTATCCTAAATGCCGATCGAGTGTACTTAAAGAATACACCCTGGTTAATCATGGCCCTGACATTTCATGAAAAGCTCTTATACGAGATAATTTCCTTTATGTATTGGGTGCTGATATCCAAAAAAATGTCAGTTTACCTGAAAGCAAAGCGTGATTTTTTGTATGGTCTACAAGGGACTTTGCGCAAACGCAAACTGCTACAAAACCTACGCTGCTGTAACTCGTTCGAGCTATTGATAAATATGGATTCAATACTAAACAGTCCAGCAGCAAAAAAAAGGTTGAGTGATATAAAACTAAGGCTTCTTGGTGGCAACAGGCATGGACACGCTTTCTTCTAAAAATTCACCGGAAGGAGGCTACCGTCTAACCCAGACAGTAAAAGCAAGACCTCTAGTAAGCATTATCACCGTAGTACGTAACGGCAGAAAAACCCTCGAAAAAACGATTACAAGTGTCATTCAACAAACATCCAATGATCTGGAACACATTGTTCTAGATGGAGGCTCCAAAGACGGAACAATTGAGTTGCTTCATGACTACAATTCCAGCATTGCCTACTGGCGTAGCGAAGAAGATATAGGGATTTACAACGCTATGAATAAAGGGATTGAGTTGGCTTGGGGAGATTGGCTGTTTTTTTTGAACGCAGATGATTTGTTGCATGATAAACATGTAATCGCGGACATCGCACCTCACCTACGTGGAGCAGCTGGCTGTGTATTTGGCACTGTGGTCTACGACACTGGAGAAGTTCATATCTCTCACGTCAGCTCTTCCATAAAAATGTATAATACAGTCCATCATCAGTCAGCTTTTTACTCAGCACGTTTACTAAGGCAAATGGGGCTGCGTTACGACGAGAAATATGCTATTTGTGCTGACTATGAACTAAACCTAAGACTCTGGCTGAACAGCACTCGCTTTGTGCCATTAGAAAGGGTGGTATCCTTCTGCGCCGATGATGGAACAAGCCGCAAAAACCCAATGCGAGCATTTCATGAGATGCAACTAATCCAAAAGAATGCACTCGGACTGGTTACGTCACTATTGAGCTTCGCACGAAATGTCAGCGTATATTTCCTTATTTCGAGGCAAAAAGCAAAAATTAGAGCAGTACAGCAACTGTTAAGAAACAAAAAATAGCTCTTCTTCAGAACAGGATGTGGAATGTCGTCAATAAGCGATGCTTTTTCAGCAGCCAATTGGTTAGGCCGCCAACAATCGTTCAAGGCGATATTAGTATCAATTTTTGGAGCTGTGGTAGCTTTCTACTGGCTGTCTCCTTTCGCGACAGTAGAATTTGGTTACGTAAGTGCAATCATTGCTTTGACAATGATTGTTCTGTTTCATCGATTGAATTACTTGCATCCGGTTGTAGCATTTGTCCTACCTTGGCTTGCAATTGTGGGACTGTCAAGCCTGGATATTAGTATTTACTCAACAATCCCAAATAAGGAGACCTACCTACTCATTCTCACAAATATTTGGTTAGCCTTTTTCTTCGATATCATTGCCACTTCGACGTTTGGATTGTTTCCAAAAGGTAAGTCGCGGAAGAAAGAGTGGAAAGTAGCGGCCATAAAAAAAGACTGGTTCAGACTGTTTGCTTTGCTGTTCTTCTTGCTGACTACCGTAAACATTGCAATCGCTGGATATATTCCCCTTGTCAAGGGTATCACCGAAGGAGATACAGGTTACTTAAGCTTCGGAGTTAACGGGCTTTACGGTTTTTACTGTGCGTACGCGAATGCGTTTGCCCTCCTTGCTTTCTATACGTATTTGCTTACAGGGAAGAGAGGCTATCTTGTATTTTTTGCTATCGTCATTTTTACTTTTGTTCTATTTGTGACACGGCAAAATGTTTTGTCGTTGATTGTTGAGGCAATAGTTCTCTATGGAATTGTAAAGAAACCCATACCCTTGACACGTATTGTGCTTCTTTCGGCGGTCTTCCTTGTAACTTTTTCGGTTCTTGGCGATTTTCGTAGTGGCGACATCAAGGTTCTTGCGGGTATTAAATCCGAGTACCAGTTTATTCCCAATCCATTTGTTTGGTTGTACAGTTACAGCTACTTCAACGTTCTGAATCTCGATAATCTGATCAATTTGTCCCAGGCACCGTACTTTGATGGAACTTCAGTAATTAATCTGATCCCGTCGTTTTTGCGACCGTCGATTGTACGGGAGAGCTATCTGGAGGTAATTTACTTCAATGTTTCTTCCTATCTGTTTCCAGTCTATTACGATGCCGGTTATACCGGGACATGGCTGCTGACTGGTGGGGCGATTTTTTTAACGGTCAGGTACTACCGCCGAATCCAAAACTCACCTTCATTCACCGAACTTGGTACGTTCGCGGTTCTTTACTTCTGCGCTTTGCTTTCGTTCTTTGTTAATTTTTGGTTCTATCTACCGATCATATTTCAGGTCGCTATTTTTAGAATATT harbors:
- a CDS encoding glycosyltransferase family 2 protein, whose amino-acid sequence is MDTLSSKNSPEGGYRLTQTVKARPLVSIITVVRNGRKTLEKTITSVIQQTSNDLEHIVLDGGSKDGTIELLHDYNSSIAYWRSEEDIGIYNAMNKGIELAWGDWLFFLNADDLLHDKHVIADIAPHLRGAAGCVFGTVVYDTGEVHISHVSSSIKMYNTVHHQSAFYSARLLRQMGLRYDEKYAICADYELNLRLWLNSTRFVPLERVVSFCADDGTSRKNPMRAFHEMQLIQKNALGLVTSLLSFARNVSVYFLISRQKAKIRAVQQLLRNKK
- a CDS encoding O-antigen polymerase, whose protein sequence is MSSISDAFSAANWLGRQQSFKAILVSIFGAVVAFYWLSPFATVEFGYVSAIIALTMIVLFHRLNYLHPVVAFVLPWLAIVGLSSLDISIYSTIPNKETYLLILTNIWLAFFFDIIATSTFGLFPKGKSRKKEWKVAAIKKDWFRLFALLFFLLTTVNIAIAGYIPLVKGITEGDTGYLSFGVNGLYGFYCAYANAFALLAFYTYLLTGKRGYLVFFAIVIFTFVLFVTRQNVLSLIVEAIVLYGIVKKPIPLTRIVLLSAVFLVTFSVLGDFRSGDIKVLAGIKSEYQFIPNPFVWLYSYSYFNVLNLDNLINLSQAPYFDGTSVINLIPSFLRPSIVRESYLEVIYFNVSSYLFPVYYDAGYTGTWLLTGGAIFLTVRYYRRIQNSPSFTELGTFAVLYFCALLSFFVNFWFYLPIIFQVAIFRILSLSLRYEKLSPKVLSGQDRFVEGARVT